Proteins encoded within one genomic window of Bos mutus isolate GX-2022 chromosome 9, NWIPB_WYAK_1.1, whole genome shotgun sequence:
- the LOC102284854 gene encoding ras-related protein Rab-18, whose amino-acid sequence MDEDVLTTLRILIIGESGVGKSSLLLLMFTDDTFDPELAATIGVDFKVKTISVDGNKAKLAIWDTAGQERFRTLTPSYYRGAQGVILVYDVTRRDTFVKLDNWLNELETYCTRNDIVNMLVGNKIDKENHEVDRNEGLKFARKHSMLFIEESAKTCDGVQCAFEELVEKIIQTPGLWESENQNKGVKLTHREEGQGGGACGGYCSVL is encoded by the exons ATGGACGAGGACGTGCTGACCACCCTGAGGATCCTCATCATCGGCGAGAGCGGCGTGGGCAAGTCCagcct CCTGCTCTTGATGTTCACAGATGATACTTTTGATCCAGAACTTGCAGCAACAATAGGTGTTGATTTTAAGGTGAAAACAATTTCAGTGGATGGAAATAAGGCAAAACTTGCAATATGGGATACTGCTGGTCAAGAAAGGTTCAGAACATTAACTCCCAGCTATTATAGAGGTGCACAGGGTGTTATATTAGTTTATGATGTCACAAGAAGAGACACCTTTGTTAAACTGGATAATTGGTTAAATGAGTTGGAAACATACTGCACGAGAAATGACATAGTAAACATGCTAGTTGGAAACAAAATTGATAAGGAAAATCATGAAGTTGATAGAAATGAAGGCCTGAAATTTGCACGAAAGCATTCCATGTTATTTATAGAGGAAAGTGCAAAAACCTGTGATGGTGTACAGTGTGCTTTTGAGGAACTTGTTGAAAAGATCATTCAGACCCCTGGACTGTGGGAAAGTGAGAACCAGAATAAAGGAGTCAAGCTGACACACAGGGAAGAAGGCCAAGGAGGTGGAGCATGTGGTGGTTACTGTTCTGTGTTATAA